The nucleotide sequence GGTGAACGCCAGCGGGCTGGCCTACGCCAACGTGATGTGGCTGTGCCAGACGGTGCAGCAGGTGGCGCTCGGCCTCATCCTGCTGTCGCTCGGCCACATGTCCTTCCGCGACATCGCCGGCAAGCTGGACAAGGACGGCGAGGCGACGGCGCCCTCCGCCTGACGCTGGAAACGCCACGGGGCCGCGGCGAGCAGTGCGCGCGGCCCCGGGGATGTGCTCGCGGGAAGTCGCTGAGCTACGGAGCCGGCGTGGTGGCCTGCTCCGTCTTCTCCGGCTGCTCCTGCTCGCCCGTCACCACGCCCTTCACCTTCTTCACGGCGGCGGACGGGTCCAGGTCACCCTTGATGGTGCCGAACGGGGTGTCCAGCTGCTGCTCGCGCTTGGGCGTGGTGGCGTACTCCGCGGGAGCGCACATCGCCTTGGTCGTGTCGCGGAGCGTGATGACCTTCGCGTCCACCGTGGTGTTCTCCTCGGTGGTGGCCTTGGTGACGACCTTGTCCTCGCGCATGAGGACGCACCGGTCCTCGCCGTAGTACCAGGCGGTGGACTTGTCCGGGAACTCTTGCGCGCGCGACGGGCCGCTGCCCATGGCCTCGACGACCTGCTGGGACGACATGCCCGGGTAGAGCTTGTCGAAGCCGCCCGAGGTCGCACAGCCAGCAGCAGCGAAGGCCAGGGCGGCCGTCAGGATGGAAAGACGCATGGGGTGTGGGCACTCCTGTGAAAGAGGGGCACCCAGCCTACTCCGGCTGCGGGGACGGCCTCCAGGCGGGGCCGGGTTCCGGGCTCGGGGCTACAGCTCCTGGTCCAGCCAGCGGACGATGGCCTCGCGGATGGAGGTCGGCCGCTCGGAGGCCAGGCGGGTGCGCGGGGCGCGGACGGAGTCCGAGTCGCGCACCAGCGAGGCGGGCGCCGGCTCACGGCTGCGCGACGGGGCGGAGCGGGAGGCGAGGACGGCGAGGCTCATGACTGCCCTTCCTCCTTGGTCGCGCCACGGCCGTACTTGCCGAGCAGGTCGTCCACGGCCTCGCGCAGGTACTCGCTCTGGTGGATGCGGGTGCGCCGCGCCAGCTCGCGCAGCTTCTGGACCTGCTCCTCGGGCACGAGGACGTGGGTGGAGACGATGTCGGCCTCGGGGCCGCGTGCGTCGGCGGGCGTCTCGGAGGCCACCGGTGACGATGGAGCCTCGGGGCTCAAGGGGCTGGCGCTTCCATCCTGCATCGGACTTCCTCCGGGCGTGGCTGCTACAGGCCGCTACCGACCTGTCCGCGGCATTAGGCGGGCGGTCCGGCACTCCGTCAAAAAAAGCGTCGGAGGGCGGACAGGGCGGTGCAGCGGCGCGCAGGGCGTGACGCGACACGGCGGGCGTGGGCAGGCAGGCGGTGGGAGCCGTCCGGAGGCGGGGTGTCTTCCCTCGGAAGGAAGAGCCGTAGCAGACTCCCGCCACCCCCATGCACCTTCGTTCCCTCGTCTTCATGGCGTGCTGTGCCCTCGCCGGCGCGCCCGTTGCCGTTGCGCGTGCGCAGAGTGAGGCCCCTTCTCCGGAAGGGGCGCCGCACTCCCAGCCCGTGCCGCCGGATGCTCCCGTGTCCGAGCCCTCCGCTCCCGAGCCCGCCTCCGCGGAGGCCTCCCCGCCGGCAGGTCAGGCGCCGTCCGCGCTGGAGCCAAACGCGCCGCCTCCTGGAAACCCGGTGGCGCCGTCGATGCCCGTGCCCGCGGGCGCAGTCGAGCCGGAGACGGGAGTGGAGCCCGTCATCCCCCGCACGGTGGTGACGGCCACCCGCGCGCCCCGGCCGACGTCCAGCCAGCCGCGCGCCATGTCGGTGGTGTCGCGCGATGACCTGGCCCGGCGCCCGGCGCGCACCACGCCCGAGGCGCTGTTCGAGTCGGAGGGTGTCTTCCTCCAGAAGACGAACCACGGCGGCGGCGCGCCCATCATCCGCGGCCTGTATGGGCAGCACGTGCTGCTGCTGGTGGATGGCGTGCGCCTGAACAACGGCACGGTGCGCAGCGGCCCCAACCAGTACCTCAACACCGTGGACCCGTTCCTCGTGGAGCAGATTGAAGTGGTGCGCGGGCCGGGCTCGGTGCTGTACGGCTCGGACGCGCTGGGAGGCGTCGTCAACGTG is from Pyxidicoccus xibeiensis and encodes:
- a CDS encoding outer membrane protein assembly factor BamE, with product MRLSILTAALAFAAAGCATSGGFDKLYPGMSSQQVVEAMGSGPSRAQEFPDKSTAWYYGEDRCVLMREDKVVTKATTEENTTVDAKVITLRDTTKAMCAPAEYATTPKREQQLDTPFGTIKGDLDPSAAVKKVKGVVTGEQEQPEKTEQATTPAP
- a CDS encoding ribbon-helix-helix domain-containing protein → MQDGSASPLSPEAPSSPVASETPADARGPEADIVSTHVLVPEEQVQKLRELARRTRIHQSEYLREAVDDLLGKYGRGATKEEGQS